A single genomic interval of Comamonas sp. 26 harbors:
- a CDS encoding F0F1 ATP synthase subunit delta has protein sequence MAELATIARPYAEALFKACTDQGADLHSTVAWVEELAAIAANPQLRQLAGNPNVSGTQVFDLITGVAKSALPETACNFLRVALENGRLDVLPEVAVQFRSLVNSKSGSSDAVVYSAFPIEDAALAELGATLNKRFGRKLNLTVKLDESLIGGVRVVVGDEVLDTSVKARLEQMKAALTA, from the coding sequence ATGGCAGAACTCGCCACCATTGCCCGCCCTTACGCTGAAGCATTGTTCAAAGCCTGCACCGATCAAGGTGCGGATTTGCACAGCACTGTCGCTTGGGTGGAGGAATTGGCGGCGATTGCCGCCAATCCGCAATTGCGCCAATTGGCCGGTAACCCGAATGTGAGCGGCACGCAAGTGTTTGATCTCATTACGGGTGTGGCCAAGTCTGCATTGCCTGAGACTGCATGCAATTTTCTGCGTGTGGCCCTCGAAAACGGCCGTCTGGACGTGCTGCCTGAAGTGGCAGTGCAGTTCCGCAGCCTCGTGAACAGCAAGAGCGGCTCTTCGGATGCTGTGGTGTACAGCGCTTTCCCCATTGAGGATGCAGCGCTGGCCGAGCTTGGCGCCACGCTGAATAAGCGCTTTGGCCGCAAGCTGAATCTCACCGTGAAGCTGGATGAATCGCTGATCGGTGGCGTTCGCGTCGTGGTGGGCGACGAGGTGCTGGACACCTCCGTCAAGGCCCGTCTGGAACAAATGAAAGCGGCCCTCACCGCGTAA
- the atpA gene encoding F0F1 ATP synthase subunit alpha encodes MQLNPAEISELIKSRIEGLAASTDVRNQGTVVSVTDGIVRVHGLSDVMAGEMLEFPAAADGQPTFGLALNLERDSVGAVILGAYEHIAEGNTVKCTGRILEVPVGPELIGRVVNALGQPIDGKGPINAKMTDVIEKVAPGVIARQSVDQPLQTGIKSIDSMVPVGRGQRELIIGDRQTGKTAVAIDAIINQKGQGVTCVYVAIGQKASSIKNVVRSLEQAGAMDYTIVVAATASESAAMQYVSAYSGCTMGEYFRDRGEDALIVYDDLSKQAVAYRQVSLLLRRPPGREAFPGDVFYLHSRLLERAARVNADYVEAFTKGEVKGKTGSLTALPIIETQAGDVSAFVPTNVISITDGQIFLETSLFNAGVRPAINAGISVSRVGGSAQTKVVKGLSGGIRTDLAQYRELAAFAQFASDLDAATRQQLDRGARVTELLKQAQYSPLSTALMASSLFAVNKGFMDDIEVKQVLPFEAGLHQLLKTSYSALLDRLNEKRAFDKEGKDEAELTAAITAFKKSFA; translated from the coding sequence ATGCAACTCAATCCCGCAGAAATTTCTGAACTGATCAAGAGCCGCATCGAAGGTCTGGCTGCTAGCACTGACGTCCGTAACCAAGGCACCGTGGTGTCGGTAACCGACGGTATCGTGCGTGTGCACGGCCTGTCGGACGTGATGGCTGGCGAAATGCTGGAATTCCCCGCCGCTGCTGATGGTCAGCCCACTTTTGGTCTGGCTCTGAATCTGGAGCGCGACTCCGTCGGCGCCGTGATTCTAGGTGCTTACGAGCACATCGCAGAAGGCAACACCGTCAAGTGCACCGGCCGTATTCTGGAAGTTCCAGTCGGTCCTGAACTGATCGGCCGCGTTGTGAATGCTCTGGGTCAGCCTATCGACGGCAAGGGCCCCATCAACGCCAAGATGACGGACGTGATCGAAAAGGTTGCGCCTGGTGTGATCGCACGTCAATCCGTGGATCAGCCTCTGCAAACTGGTATCAAGTCCATCGACTCCATGGTTCCCGTGGGTCGTGGTCAGCGCGAGCTGATCATTGGTGACCGCCAGACTGGTAAGACGGCCGTCGCTATCGACGCCATCATCAACCAAAAGGGTCAAGGCGTTACCTGCGTGTACGTGGCTATTGGTCAGAAGGCTTCTTCGATCAAGAACGTCGTGCGTTCGCTGGAACAAGCTGGCGCGATGGATTACACCATCGTTGTGGCTGCTACCGCTTCTGAATCTGCTGCGATGCAGTACGTGTCTGCCTACTCTGGCTGCACGATGGGCGAATACTTCCGTGACCGCGGTGAAGATGCACTGATCGTTTATGACGATCTGTCCAAGCAAGCTGTGGCTTACCGTCAGGTTTCGTTGCTGCTGCGCCGCCCACCAGGCCGTGAAGCTTTCCCCGGCGACGTGTTCTATCTCCACAGCCGTCTGCTGGAGCGTGCCGCTCGCGTGAACGCCGACTACGTCGAAGCCTTCACCAAGGGTGAAGTCAAGGGCAAGACCGGTTCCCTGACAGCTCTGCCTATCATCGAAACACAAGCTGGCGACGTGTCCGCTTTCGTTCCTACGAACGTGATTTCGATTACTGATGGCCAGATCTTCCTGGAAACCAGCCTGTTCAACGCAGGTGTGCGTCCCGCTATTAACGCCGGTATCTCTGTGTCCCGCGTGGGTGGTTCCGCTCAGACCAAGGTTGTGAAGGGCCTGTCCGGCGGTATTCGTACCGACCTAGCACAGTACCGTGAACTGGCTGCTTTCGCGCAGTTCGCTTCCGATCTGGATGCAGCGACTCGCCAGCAACTGGACCGTGGTGCCCGTGTGACTGAACTGCTCAAGCAAGCTCAGTACTCGCCCCTGTCGACCGCTCTGATGGCCTCTTCGCTGTTCGCAGTGAACAAGGGCTTCATGGACGACATCGAAGTCAAGCAAGTTCTGCCTTTCGAAGCTGGTCTGCATCAGCTGCTGAAGACTAGCTACAGCGCCTTGCTCGACCGTCTGAACGAAAAGCGTGCTTTCGACAAGGAAGGCAAGGACGAAGCTGAACTGACTGCAGCCATTACTGCATTCAAGAAGTCCTTCGCTTAA
- a CDS encoding DUF1294 domain-containing protein → MQTMALAGGWPGALLAQQWLRHKSSKTRFQQEFWLVVLINVAAVLWLCSPYGRNVLG, encoded by the coding sequence CTGCAGACCATGGCGCTGGCGGGCGGCTGGCCTGGCGCTTTGCTGGCCCAGCAGTGGCTGCGCCATAAAAGCAGCAAGACCCGCTTTCAGCAGGAGTTCTGGCTCGTGGTGCTGATCAATGTGGCGGCCGTGCTTTGGCTGTGTTCGCCTTATGGCCGTAATGTGCTGGGTTGA
- the atpG gene encoding F0F1 ATP synthase subunit gamma, with the protein MAAGKEIRGKIKSVENTKKITKAMEMVAASKMRKAQERMLAARPYSEKIRNIAAHLGEANPEYVHPFMQVNDAKKVGVIVVTTDKGLCGGMNTNVLRIVTNKLREMQDAGIATEAVAIGGKGMGFLNRVGAKVVSHATGLGDTPHLDKLIGPVKVLLDQYAEGKLSAVYLSYTKFINTMKQESVVEQLLPLSSEKLQAEKTGTAWEYIYEPDAQSVIDELLVRYVESLVYQAVAENMASEQSARMVAMKAATDNAGSVIGELKLIYNKTRQAAITTELSEIVAGAAAV; encoded by the coding sequence ATGGCAGCAGGTAAGGAAATACGCGGCAAGATCAAATCGGTGGAAAACACCAAGAAGATCACCAAAGCCATGGAAATGGTTGCTGCATCCAAAATGCGCAAGGCGCAAGAGCGGATGCTGGCAGCCCGTCCATACAGCGAAAAAATCCGCAACATTGCAGCCCATCTTGGCGAAGCCAACCCTGAATATGTGCATCCGTTCATGCAAGTGAACGATGCCAAAAAGGTCGGCGTCATCGTAGTGACGACCGACAAGGGTTTGTGCGGCGGTATGAACACCAACGTGTTGCGTATCGTCACCAACAAGTTGCGCGAAATGCAGGATGCGGGCATTGCGACAGAGGCAGTGGCCATTGGCGGCAAGGGAATGGGTTTCCTGAACCGAGTCGGCGCCAAGGTGGTCTCCCACGCTACAGGCCTGGGCGACACGCCTCATCTCGACAAGCTCATCGGGCCTGTCAAGGTGTTGCTGGACCAATATGCTGAAGGCAAGCTGAGCGCGGTGTACCTCTCGTACACCAAGTTCATCAACACCATGAAGCAGGAGTCGGTGGTGGAGCAACTGCTCCCCCTGTCGTCCGAAAAATTGCAAGCCGAGAAGACCGGTACTGCTTGGGAATACATCTACGAGCCTGACGCTCAGAGCGTCATCGACGAACTGCTGGTTCGTTACGTTGAGTCCCTCGTATACCAGGCCGTTGCGGAAAACATGGCGTCCGAGCAATCGGCGCGCATGGTGGCCATGAAGGCCGCGACCGACAACGCAGGTAGTGTCATTGGCGAGTTGAAGCTGATCTACAACAAGACGCGTCAGGCAGCGATTACGACCGAGTTGTCGGAAATCGTGGCAGGCGCAGCCGCTGTGTAA
- a CDS encoding cold shock and DUF1294 domain-containing protein: protein MRDMRYGGTLSQWNDDRGFGWIEADGGGERLFVHISAFEPRPSAEQRPRPGLRLEFAVGMEQGRKRALRVAWRAASPAAAVPKAAPRSSRLASRSEARAPQGWHGSSRFSYGVLLLWLILMLTAAVIWSVPRFIWLVYAGLSVLTFMAYWQDKWSAQKGQWRTP from the coding sequence ATGAGAGACATGCGCTATGGCGGCACTTTGAGCCAATGGAACGATGACCGGGGCTTTGGCTGGATTGAGGCCGATGGCGGCGGCGAGCGCCTCTTTGTGCACATCAGCGCTTTTGAGCCGCGCCCTTCGGCCGAGCAGCGACCCAGGCCCGGTCTGCGGCTGGAGTTTGCCGTGGGCATGGAGCAGGGCAGAAAACGTGCGCTCAGGGTGGCGTGGCGCGCTGCCAGTCCGGCTGCTGCTGTACCCAAGGCCGCGCCGCGTAGCAGTCGCCTCGCATCTCGTTCAGAAGCCAGAGCGCCTCAGGGCTGGCACGGCTCCAGCCGTTTCAGCTACGGCGTGCTGCTGTTGTGGTTGATCTTGATGCTGACCGCTGCCGTCATCTGGAGCGTGCCGCGTTTCATCTGGCTGGTGTATGCGGGTTTGAGCGTGCTGACCTTCATGGCTTACTGGCAAGACAAATGGTCTGCCCAGAAGGGCCAGTGGCGCACGCCATAG
- a CDS encoding F0F1 ATP synthase subunit epsilon, with amino-acid sequence MNTIHVDVVSAEESIFSGEARFVALPGESGELGIFPRHTPLITRIKPGSVRIEMPDGSEEFVFVAGGILEVQPNCVTVLSDTAIRGKDLDEEKANAAKASAEEALKNAKSELDLAKAQSELAVLAAQVAALRKFRQKR; translated from the coding sequence ATGAACACCATCCACGTTGATGTGGTCAGTGCCGAAGAGTCCATCTTCTCCGGTGAAGCGCGTTTTGTCGCTTTGCCCGGTGAATCGGGCGAGCTGGGCATTTTCCCCCGCCACACACCGCTGATCACCCGCATCAAGCCGGGTTCGGTGCGCATCGAAATGCCTGATGGCAGCGAAGAATTTGTCTTCGTGGCCGGTGGCATTTTGGAAGTGCAACCCAACTGCGTGACCGTGCTGTCCGACACCGCTATTCGCGGCAAGGATCTGGACGAGGAAAAGGCCAACGCGGCCAAGGCCTCGGCAGAAGAAGCTCTGAAGAATGCCAAGAGCGAACTGGACCTGGCCAAGGCTCAGTCCGAACTGGCCGTGCTGGCAGCCCAAGTGGCCGCTCTGCGCAAGTTCCGCCAGAAGCGTTGA
- a CDS encoding TPM domain-containing protein, with product MSNIFHRLARLVRHRWAEQHLRKSLPASTLRELELLIAKSELGHSGQVRICVEAGLPWSYIWRDATARQRALSQFAKLHVWDTEHNNGALIYLLLADHAIEIVADRALDRTMSAEQWQTLISDMQSAFKSGHFHVGLITALDRVSRQLQTHFPRKSNHIADSRNLPDAPVVERHLPHRDR from the coding sequence ATGAGCAATATTTTCCATCGCCTTGCACGTCTGGTGCGCCATCGCTGGGCCGAGCAGCATTTGCGCAAGTCCCTGCCCGCCTCCACCCTGCGCGAGCTGGAATTGCTGATTGCCAAAAGCGAGCTGGGCCACAGCGGCCAGGTACGCATTTGTGTTGAAGCGGGCCTGCCCTGGAGCTATATCTGGCGTGATGCCACGGCCCGCCAGCGGGCGCTGTCGCAGTTTGCCAAGCTCCATGTCTGGGATACCGAGCACAACAACGGTGCCCTCATCTATCTATTGCTGGCCGACCACGCCATCGAAATCGTCGCCGACCGCGCGCTGGACCGCACCATGAGTGCCGAGCAATGGCAGACCTTGATCAGCGATATGCAATCGGCCTTCAAGAGCGGTCATTTCCACGTGGGGCTGATCACGGCGCTGGATCGGGTCAGCCGCCAGTTGCAGACGCACTTTCCGCGCAAGTCCAACCATATCGCTGACTCACGCAATCTGCCCGATGCGCCGGTGGTCGAGCGCCACCTGCCTCACCGGGATCGCTGA
- the atpD gene encoding F0F1 ATP synthase subunit beta has product MAQVQGKIVQCIGAVVDVEFAHGQVPKVYDALKLEGTALTLEVQQQLGDGVVRTIALGSSDGIKRGLMVTNTGNPITVPVGKATLGRIMDVLGNPIDERGDVDQTLTAPIHRKAPAYDELSPSQELLETGIKVIDLISPFAKGGKVGLFGGAGVGKTVNMMELINNIAKGHGGLSVFAGVGERTREGNDFYHEMSDAGVVNQANLNESKVAMVYGQMNEPPGNRLRVALTGLTMAEAFRDEGKDVLFFVDNIYRYTLAGTEVSALLGRMPSAVGYQPTLAEEMGKLQERITSTKVGSITSIQAVYVPADDLTDPSPATTFAHLDSTVVLSRDIASLGIYPAVDPLDSTSRQLDPQVVGEEHYKVARQVQGTLQRYKELRDIIAILGMDELAPEDKLVVSRARKIQRFLSQPFHVAEVFTGAPGKYVSLAETIRGFKMIVAGEADHLPEQAFYMVGTIDEAFEKAKKLAA; this is encoded by the coding sequence ATGGCTCAAGTACAAGGCAAGATTGTTCAATGTATCGGCGCCGTGGTGGACGTGGAATTTGCCCACGGCCAGGTGCCCAAGGTGTATGACGCCTTGAAGCTGGAAGGTACAGCCCTGACTCTGGAAGTTCAGCAGCAGCTGGGCGACGGCGTGGTGCGTACCATTGCCCTGGGTTCTTCCGACGGTATCAAGCGTGGCCTGATGGTCACCAACACCGGCAACCCCATCACCGTGCCCGTGGGCAAGGCGACTCTGGGCCGCATCATGGACGTGCTGGGTAACCCCATCGACGAACGTGGCGATGTGGACCAGACCCTGACTGCCCCTATCCACCGCAAGGCTCCTGCGTACGACGAACTGTCGCCTTCGCAAGAACTGCTGGAAACCGGCATCAAGGTGATCGACTTGATCTCTCCTTTTGCCAAGGGCGGCAAGGTGGGTCTGTTCGGTGGTGCCGGTGTGGGCAAGACCGTGAACATGATGGAACTCATCAACAACATCGCCAAGGGCCACGGTGGTCTGTCGGTGTTTGCTGGTGTGGGCGAACGTACCCGTGAAGGTAATGACTTCTATCACGAAATGTCGGACGCCGGCGTCGTGAACCAAGCCAACCTGAACGAATCCAAAGTGGCCATGGTTTACGGCCAGATGAACGAGCCACCAGGTAACCGTCTGCGTGTTGCGCTGACCGGTCTGACCATGGCCGAAGCCTTCCGTGACGAAGGCAAGGACGTGCTGTTCTTCGTGGACAACATCTACCGCTACACATTGGCCGGTACCGAAGTGTCCGCTCTGCTGGGCCGTATGCCTTCCGCCGTGGGCTACCAGCCTACTCTGGCTGAGGAAATGGGTAAGCTGCAAGAGCGTATTACCTCCACCAAGGTGGGCTCGATCACTTCCATCCAGGCCGTTTACGTGCCTGCCGATGACTTGACCGATCCTTCGCCTGCTACGACCTTTGCTCACTTGGACTCCACCGTTGTGCTGTCCCGTGACATCGCTTCGCTGGGTATCTACCCCGCGGTGGATCCTCTGGATTCCACAAGCCGTCAGCTGGACCCTCAAGTGGTTGGCGAAGAGCACTACAAGGTGGCTCGCCAAGTGCAAGGTACGCTGCAGCGCTACAAGGAACTGCGCGACATCATCGCGATTCTGGGTATGGACGAGCTGGCTCCTGAAGACAAGCTGGTCGTGTCCCGCGCTCGTAAGATTCAGCGTTTCCTGTCGCAGCCTTTCCACGTGGCCGAAGTGTTTACTGGTGCCCCCGGTAAGTACGTGTCGCTGGCTGAAACCATCCGTGGTTTCAAGATGATTGTGGCTGGCGAAGCCGACCACCTGCCCGAACAGGCTTTCTACATGGTTGGTACCATCGACGAAGCCTTCGAGAAGGCCAAGAAGCTGGCAGCCTAA